In Actinoplanes lobatus, the DNA window ATGTTTGCGCGAACCGGGTCGCTCACGTGCTGGTAGCGAGCAGCCATGCCGGTCGTAGCCCAACCCATCACGTCCATCACGGCGCGTTCCTGGATGCCCAGCAGCATCAGGACAGTGGCGGCGGTGTGGCGGGCGTCATGGAGTCGGGCATCCCGAACGCACGCGTCCTTGAGTAGCTTCTTCCATTCGTGGTAGTCGGTATTCGGGTTGAGCGCGCGGCCGATCGGCGTAGTGAATACCCAGCCGCCATCCTCCCAGAGTTGGGCGGCTGTGCGCCTCTCTTTGTCTTGCGTATCCTTGTGTGCTCGAAGTAGCGTCACCACTTCGTCTGGAATTCCCATCACGCGGCGACCAGCGCGCGATTTCGTGTCGTCGGTATCTTTGTTGATTTGCTTGCGGCGCGGGCAATATCCCGATTTCTTGCCGCACGGATCGGTGCAACCGTGGGCGTATTTCGGTCGCAGGCGATTCTTTCGGACGCGGAGCGACTTCTTTTCCAGGTCGATGTTTTCCCATCGCAGTCCGAGCACTTCACCTTGACGTAGCCCGAGGGCAAGCGCGATTGCCCATCGAGTGCCATTCCGTGGTCGCTGCGCGGCTTGCGCAAGAATCCGTTGCACCTCCTCTACGGAATAGGGCTCGACCTCCTTTTCGCTCAAGCGCGGCGACTTGGCGAGAAGTACCGGGTTTTTGGTGAGATGCCCCCGGCGCTCCGCCTCATTCAAGGCCGTCCGCAGGGTACGGAATGCCTGGTGAGCGGTTCCGGCAGCACTACCGCCATCCTGCATCTTCCGCATCAACTTTTCGATGTGCTCGGGCGTGAGTTTCTCCAGTCGATGCGCTCCGATACCGGGGATCAGGTGCACCTTGACGGCGACCCGGTAGCCGTCCGCCGTGTTCGGCTTGACGTTCGGCGGACAGGCGATGTTCTCGATCCAGAACATGAGCCATTTGGCAACGGTCCAGAACGATCCGGCCTTCCGCACCTTGCCGGAGTCGCGTTGCCGCTCCAGCGCACGGACGGCCCGGATCACTTCGGTTTCCGTCTTCCGTTCAACGTGCCGACGGTCCGGCGTGCCGTCGTCCTTGACGCCCATGGTTACTCGCCCGTGCCATTTCCCATCGGCGCCCTGATAAATCGACGATTCGCCGTTGGGCCGACGCTTCGCCTCTCCATCGTCAGATCCGCGTTTCGCCATTCTGTTTCTCCTTTCAGGCGGCGGCCGGTAGTTGGGTGTTCTGCTGACGCAGGCGGTTGATGTACTCGGTAAGGCATTCAGCGGGGATGCGGCGGAGTCGGCCGATCTGAACGGACTCGATTTCGCCGCTGGAAACGAGCGCATAGGTGAGCGTGCGGCCGATGCCGAGCCGCTTCGCCGCTTGTTCGATGGTCAAGACGAGTGGAATGGCGTCCGTGTACTGCATGGCGTCTCCCCGTGGGTGCGCTGAGGGGTGCGTGCAGGGTGCCCACGGCGTTGTGGCCGGCCGATCGGACGCGATGGGCCTTCCGCCATGGGTTGCGTAGGGGGTGGCACGGAAGGCCGCACAGCGGCCCCCTGAGAGCGCCGTAGAGCCAAGATCTCGGGCGTCCGAGGGTTAGGCCATAGGCGTAGGTGCGGGTGCGGCTCTCAGAGGGTCGTTTCGGTGACCGGATCGACCGGGCGGCCGGTTGGGGGCGGTCAAGCCGTACCAGCCGTACCAGCCGTACCAGTGCAGGTCAGGGGCGGTACGGCTTGTCGGGGCGGTACGGCTCAAGCCGTACCAGTGGCGTCGGCCGACGGGGGCGGGGGCATCTCGTCGAGGGTGGCCTGGTACGGCTGGAGCCGTACCACGTTGTCGAGCCGTACCGCCTCTGAGCTGGGCGGGTACGGCTGGTACGGCTGGTACGGCTCTCCCTCCGGCTCGGGGCAGTAGCGCTGCCAGGCGTCGCCGAACACGGCGCGGCGGTAGCCCTTGGCCTGCCCGACCGGCTGAGGGAAGCGGATCGTGTCGGGCCGGATGTCGTACTCCCGAAGCAGCGTCCCGAGCCGCATCGGGGTGAGGCCGGTCCCGCCGTACTCCGACCACGGCGCTTCCGGGTCGGCCTTGAGCCGGTCGAGCAGCACGCCGGTCGGGATCGCCTCAGCGTCACCGAACGCGGCGCGGCAGTCGGTCAAGAGCCGGATGCGGTCGGACGTGACGGTGTTGCTGTCGCGCTCGGCGGTCAGCGACTCGGCCGCGTGCCGACCCCGATCGGGCCAGTCCCCGCCGGCCAGGTCGGCGACGGCGATTAGCGGTTCCCACGTGTCGGCCGCCCGGTCTTCCAGCGGCATGGTCGGCTCGGCGCGTTCGAGCACGTCGAGGCTGCCGCGTAGCCACTCGTTGAGGTCGTTGGCGAGTTGCCGCAGCGCGGGGCCGTCGCGGCGGTGCCGGTACGGCGAGACTGTCTCGCCCGGCGCGCGGCGCCGCATCCGGACCACGACGGCCCGGTCCTCGATGGTGTCGGGCATCTGGCCGATGCCGGCGAGCGCGGCCATGGCGAACGTGCCGATCTTCTCGACCCGGTTACGGGCGTTGTCCCACCGGATCGTGGGCCGATTGCGCTGGTGACCGGCGTTGAGCAGGCCACGCAACTCCTCGTTGGTCTCGGCCGCCTTGCCGCCGAAGATCGTGTCTGCCTCATCGACCAGCAGCGTCGGCGGGTCGTCCGAGCCGATCGACCGGTACACCGCCGCCGTGGACGCGTTGACGGTGATCAGCGGGTTGCAACAGGTCCCCTCGACCACGTCGAGCAGCCGGGACTTCCCGCATCGTTTCTCCGGGGCGCGGATTACCAGCCGGGGCGCGTGCGCCCATGCCTGTTGCGCGTGGGTGGCGGCGATCCACAACACGACAGCGTCGAGCGCTTCCGGCGAGGGAAGGACGACGTACTTCGTGAGTACGGCGTGCAGGCGGTCGAGGATCGCCGGTCCCTCGATCACCCGGTGGGGTTTGGTCATGATGGGTTCCTCTCGTTGAGCGGGTCGCCGGTCATGCCGCCGCCCTCAGCAGCGCGACGCCTTCGGCTCGGAAGCCGCCCACGATGGCAGCGCGGGTGTCGCGGTCGGTCTGTCCGGCCGCCCGTCCGGCCTGGTAGAGGGCGGCGTACGCGTCGTCGGCGGTGATCGCTCCGGCGGCGACCATGCGAGCCACGCCGCGCGTCGCGCCGTAGAGGGTGTTGCGGCGGGTGCCCTCGGGGGCGGCGGCGACCGCTTGCAGGTTGGCGGCGAGCAGCGCGGCAGGGTCCGAGATGCCCACCCCCCGGCCTAGCGGGGTCACCGTGCCGACGGGCGACACGGTGGGCGTCTCGACCGGCCGGGACAGCTCGACCAGCGCGCCGGGCATCTCGATCACCGCCCGGTCCCCGATCCGCCGGTACGGCTGACCGGTGGCCGGGTGGATCGACGGCGGCGCGACGACGTACCCGCCGTCAGCCTTGATGTCGACGCCGGGGTGATCACGGAGCTTGGCGGTCAGGATGCCGCCGGGGTGGCGGTAGTACAGGTGCCACCCGCCGGACCCGGTCCGCACGGCGCGGGTGGGCGGCATCAGGTCGCGGTCGATCGTGCCGCCGTTGCGCGGGTCGATGTCAATCACGCACAGGTCGCAGATCCGGCCGGTCCGGATCGCCAGCAGCCCGCCAGGTACCCGCTGGTGCATGGCGGCGATTCGGGCCGGGTCGCGGGTGGCGGCGTAGAAGCCGTGACAGGTCAGGTGACCGCACGACTCCGGATCGTGACCGGGGTCGATCTCGGCTTTCGGGCAGACAGCACAGTTGGCGACCGGCCGCTTGGACCGGCCGAGCAGAAAGACGGGGTAGCCCTCAGCGGCCAGCACCAGCGCGGCGGGCAGCGTCGGGACATAGTCGGGCATGGTCGACTCCCAACGGTTGATCACAGACGGCGCGTCCGCGCGGCCGACCAGCGCGGCCGGGGTGTGCGCGGGACAACGCGGTCCGGGCAGGTAGGGGCGGACATGGTCGGTGGCGAGGCAGTAGCGGCGCTCGCCACCGATCCAGTGGCCGCATATGGTGGCCGGGCTCATCAGGCGATTTCCAGATCGAAGAGGTCACCCGCCGGGGCCGGTCGACGGCGCGGTTCCGGCCGTACGGATTCGGCGACCGCGAGCCGGACGTAGACGCTGTGACGACCGGCGTCACCCGCGCCGTGCAGCCGCCGGCGCTCGGAGCGCCAGACCAGCCGCCCGGCGCTGTCGAGGGCGGTCAGCGCGGCGTCCAACTCGTCGTGCGTGCCGTTGAGCCAGATCTCCAGTCCGCTTAGCGGCGCGTCGTTGCGGAAGCTGGGCTGGTCCGGGCGTCCACTCGGACCGCGCGGGACAGCCATGATCTACCCGGCCGGGTTGGGCTGCTCGGGGTGCAGCAGCATGCCGTCACGCGGGCCGTACTCGCAGGCGAGGCAGGGGCAGCAGCAGTCGCAGTGCGCGCACTCCTCGCCCTCGTCGATCAGCTCAAACGTCTCGGCGTCATAGGTATTCGTGCACTCGCCGTGACAGTGCTCGTCTTCGGGCTGGTAGACGGTCATGCTGCGCTCCTTCGATCGAGGGCAGGCCGGATACGGCCGGCGAGAGCTTCGGGCCGGACGGCGTTGACTGCCCGGATCAGCCGATTGATCAGGTGCAGGGTGAGGCCGACCTGCCGGGCGGCGATGGGGTCACGGTGGTCGAGCCGCACGCGGATGGTGATCTCGGCGTAGTCGCGGTCACCGGCCCGCACGCGGGTCGTGACGGCTCGACCGCCGAGCGCGTCGGCGATGATCTCCGGCGAGCGGTGGGCGTCCAGGCCGCAGCGGTGATCGCGGGCGCACCAGTCGGTGTGTGGTGTCTCGGTGCGCTGGAGACGGGCCATGGTGCGGGCCTTCATCGGGTGCCCTTGTCGTGCAGCTCCCGCAGGCCGTTGATGATGCGGCGGCCGATGCGCAGTCGCCGGCCGTCGCCGCCGCAGCGGCGGCACAGGCCGAACGACTTACCGAACGGTGAGCGGCGCTTGCCGCTGCCGTGGCACTTGCGGCAGTTGCCGAACGGCCAGATCCAGCAGCCGAACGCGTAACAGAGAGTGGCGATCGCGGCGGCGAGGATCAGCGCGCCGATCATGGTGGTTTCCTGGGTTGCGGTCGCGGCGAGGGACGGCACGGTGATGCCTCCTGAGGCGTTTTCCGAGCGTGGAGGGGTGTCGGCGCGACCCGCGACCGGTGAATGTCTGTGCTGACCAGGCCGGTCGCGGGTCGAGT includes these proteins:
- a CDS encoding tyrosine-type recombinase/integrase; its protein translation is MAKRGSDDGEAKRRPNGESSIYQGADGKWHGRVTMGVKDDGTPDRRHVERKTETEVIRAVRALERQRDSGKVRKAGSFWTVAKWLMFWIENIACPPNVKPNTADGYRVAVKVHLIPGIGAHRLEKLTPEHIEKLMRKMQDGGSAAGTAHQAFRTLRTALNEAERRGHLTKNPVLLAKSPRLSEKEVEPYSVEEVQRILAQAAQRPRNGTRWAIALALGLRQGEVLGLRWENIDLEKKSLRVRKNRLRPKYAHGCTDPCGKKSGYCPRRKQINKDTDDTKSRAGRRVMGIPDEVVTLLRAHKDTQDKERRTAAQLWEDGGWVFTTPIGRALNPNTDYHEWKKLLKDACVRDARLHDARHTAATVLMLLGIQERAVMDVMGWATTGMAARYQHVSDPVRANIADRVGGLIWQPVKAAEAPAAEPVAGVSRSQLRRKLRRRG
- a CDS encoding helix-turn-helix domain-containing protein, whose translation is MQYTDAIPLVLTIEQAAKRLGIGRTLTYALVSSGEIESVQIGRLRRIPAECLTEYINRLRQQNTQLPAAA
- a CDS encoding DUF3631 domain-containing protein, with protein sequence MTKPHRVIEGPAILDRLHAVLTKYVVLPSPEALDAVVLWIAATHAQQAWAHAPRLVIRAPEKRCGKSRLLDVVEGTCCNPLITVNASTAAVYRSIGSDDPPTLLVDEADTIFGGKAAETNEELRGLLNAGHQRNRPTIRWDNARNRVEKIGTFAMAALAGIGQMPDTIEDRAVVVRMRRRAPGETVSPYRHRRDGPALRQLANDLNEWLRGSLDVLERAEPTMPLEDRAADTWEPLIAVADLAGGDWPDRGRHAAESLTAERDSNTVTSDRIRLLTDCRAAFGDAEAIPTGVLLDRLKADPEAPWSEYGGTGLTPMRLGTLLREYDIRPDTIRFPQPVGQAKGYRRAVFGDAWQRYCPEPEGEPYQPYQPYPPSSEAVRLDNVVRLQPYQATLDEMPPPPSADATGTA
- a CDS encoding bifunctional DNA primase/polymerase; translated protein: MPDYVPTLPAALVLAAEGYPVFLLGRSKRPVANCAVCPKAEIDPGHDPESCGHLTCHGFYAATRDPARIAAMHQRVPGGLLAIRTGRICDLCVIDIDPRNGGTIDRDLMPPTRAVRTGSGGWHLYYRHPGGILTAKLRDHPGVDIKADGGYVVAPPSIHPATGQPYRRIGDRAVIEMPGALVELSRPVETPTVSPVGTVTPLGRGVGISDPAALLAANLQAVAAAPEGTRRNTLYGATRGVARMVAAGAITADDAYAALYQAGRAAGQTDRDTRAAIVGGFRAEGVALLRAAA